The DNA region TTCGCTCAGCGGGCCGATATCCGGGTCGGCGCTCAGAACGTCCATTGGGAGCCGAAAGGCGCGTACACCGGCGAGCTCTCGATCTCCATGGTGATGGAGGCGGGAGCCCGGGTGGTGCTGATCGGCCACTCCGAGCGGCGGCACCTGGTGGGGGAGACCGACGAGCAGGTATCCCGGAAGACGGTCGCCGCGCTCGCGGCCGGCGTCACCCCGCTGGTGTGCGTCGGCGAGACCGGGGCCGAGCGGGAAAGTGGCCGCACCGAATCGGTGATCCAGCGGCAGGTGGAGGCGGTGCTCGCGAAGGTGCCGGCCGCCGACTGGGTTCGGGTGATCCTGGCGTACGAGCCGGTCTGGGCGATCGGGACCGGGAAGAATGCCACGCCGGACGATGCCGCCCAGGTACACGATCTCATCCGGTTTCAGCTCTCCCGGCGCGACGTCGACGTGCGGGTGCCCATCCTGTACGGCGGCAGCGTCAGCCCCGCGAACGTGCTGTCGTTGCTCGCCCGCCCCGAGGTGGACGGCGTGCTGGTGGGCGGCGCGAGTCTCGATCCGGACCGCTGGGGCGAGCTGGTGGGACTCGGCGGTTGACGCCGGAACGTCGCGCGCCGCTGGCACTTCCCGCCATTCGCCTCTAGCTTTTCAGCAGTCTCTCCATGCTTCCCCAGCCGGAGCCGGCGATCGACGACCTCACGCCTCTCCTCTCCGACGGCGTGCTCCTCGCCCGGCTCGTCGGGATCGATTCGACCAGCCATCTCAGCAATCTCCCGCTGGCCGATTTCATCTGCGACTACGTCGATCGTCCGGGCGTCCGGATCACCCGACTGCAATCGGCCGATGGCCAGAAGGCCAATCTGCTGCTCGCCGCCGGGCCGGAGCGCGCGGACCGGCGGGGGCTGATGCTCTCGGGGCACATGGACGTGGTACCGGCCACGGAGCCCGAGTGGCGGACCGACCCGTTCCTGCTCACCGAGGTGCACGAGACCTACGCGGGGCGGGGCACAGCCGATATGAAGGGCTTCCTCGCGCTCGCGATAAATCGATTCCGCGCTCTGGACCCCGCGAAGCTCAGGTACCCGCTGCTGCTCCTCCTGACCTACGACGAGGAGACCGGCACTCTCGGCGCCCGCCACTTTTCCGAGACCTGGCCCTCGCCCGAGACGCTTCCTCGAAACGTGGTGATCGGCGAGCCGACCTCGCTCCGCGTGGTCCGGTTGCACAAGGGAATGATCCGACTCCGGCTCGAGTTCGAGGGCCGCGCCGCGCACAGTGGGTATCCCCACCTGGGCCGAAGCGCCATCGAGCCGGCCGCGCGGGCGATCGTCGCGCTCGGCGAGCTGCGCCGCACGATGGAGACCGAGCGTCCGGCCAACGGCGAGTTCTTCCCCGAGGTACCCTTCGCGGCGCTCAACGTGGGGACCGTCGCCGGCGGGAGCGCCGCCAACGTCATACCCGACAGGTGCGTGGCACAGATCGGCATCCGGCTCTTGCCGGGCATGTCCGCCGACGAGCTCATGGAGCGGGTCCGTGCGACGGCGCGCGCCGCCGTGGGCGGCGAGCCGTTCACGCTCGACCTGGGCAGCGAGAGCCCGCCGCTGATGCTCCCCGCGGACGCCGAAATTCACCGGCAGCTCTGCACCGTCCTCGGCCAGCGTGATTCCCACAGCGTCATGTTCGCCACCGACGCCGGCTGGCTCCAGCGGATCGGGCTCGAGTGCGTGCTCTTCGGGCCCGGCACGATCAAAGTGGCCCACCGGCCCAATGAGTCGCTCCCCATTGGCGAGTTCGTCCGCGCCGGGCACGTCCTCGACGACCTCATCCAGAAGAGCTGCATCGAGTCATGAGCCCGGCGGTGCTCGAAGCCGAGCTGATGTGGACCCTCGGCGGGTTTGCCCCGGGCGTCCAGATTGCGATCGGGGACGATGGGCGGATCGCCGCCGCGGGGGCACTCGGTCTGTCTCCCACGGAGCGGCTGAGCGGCGTCGCGCTGCTGCCCGGATTCGTCGACACCCATTCCCACGCCTTTCAGCGTGGCCTCCGGGGCTCCGGCGAGCGCTTCCCCGCCGGTGCGGGGAGCTTCTGGAGCTGGCGCGAGGCGATGTACGCACTGGTCGGGTCGCTCGATCGCGAGTCGCTTCGCCGCTGGTCGGTGCAGGCGTTCGGCGAGATGCGCGATGCCGGGGTCACGACGGTGGGAGAGTTCCATTACGTCCATCACGAGCGCGACGGCGACTTCGCGCTGGACGAGGTGGTGCTGGCGGCAGCGGCCGAGGTGGGGATCCGGATCGCGCTCCTCAACACGTTCTACGCGACCGGCGCGCCCGGAAAGCCCCTGCAAGGGGCCCAGTGCCGCTTCGCGACGCCGTCGCTGGACGAGTACTGGCGCCGGATGGATCTGCTCGCCGGCATGCTCGAACCTGCGACCCAGAGCCTCGGCGCCGTGGCGCACAGCATCCGGGCGGCGAGCCCCGAGCAGATCCGCGCGGTGCACGATGAGGCGATGCGTCGGGCCCTTCCGTTCCACATGCACGTCGAGGAGCAGGAGCGGGAGATCGAGGAGTCGATGGCGGCGTACGGCGCCACGCCCATGGCTGTCATCCTCGATGCGCTCGACGTGCGCGACAACTTCACGGCCGTCCACTGCACCCACACCTCCGACGCCGACATGGCGAGGTTTCTCGCGGCAGGGGGCCGGGTGTGTCTGTGCCCGCTGACCGAGGCGAACCTGGGCGACGGGATCCCCCGATTGTCGCTCCCGCACGCCGCCCGTGATCGGCTCGCGCTCGGCACCGACTCCAATAATCGACTCTCGCTGCTGGAAGAGATGCGCTGGCTGGAATACGGGCAGCGACTCGAGGGGGAGATGCGTGGAGCGCTGGCGGATGAGGCGGGGAACGTGGCGACCACGGTCCTCGCCGCCGCCACCACCGGGGGCGCCCGCGCGCTGGCGGTGGACACCGGGCGCATCGCGCCGGGCGCCTGGGCCGATCTGGTAGCGATCGATCTGACCGCTCCGGCGCTCGCGGAGGTCGGACCGGAGCGGCTGCTCGAGGCGCTGGTCTTCGGCGCGGGCAACGAGGTCATCGCCGGCACGTTCGTGGGCGGCCGCTGGCGAGCGACGCGCGCGCGTGCCTGAGCTCCCGGACATCACCGTCTACCTGGACTGCCTCGCTCCGAGAGTGGTGGACCAGCCGCTCGAACGACTGCTCATCCGCAATCCGTTCGTGCTCCGCTCGGTCTCGCCATCTGTCGCCGAGGTGGAAGGCAAGCGAGTCCGCGGCCTCCGCCGGCTCGGCAAGCGCGTGGTGCTGGCGCTGGAGGACGAGCTCTTCCTGGTGATCCACCTGATGATCGCCGGGCGGCTGCGCTGGCGGGCGGCCGGCGCCAGGATCCCCGCCATGCTGGCGCTCGCCACCTTCCAGTTCCCCTCCGGCGTGCTGGTGCTGACCGAGGCGGGCCGCACCCGGAGGGCGTCACTCCACGTGCTGCGGGGCGAGGCAGCGCTCCGGGAGTTCGACCGCGGCGGCCTGGACGTGCTCGGCGCGGACCACGCGGCCTTTGCCGCCCGTCTCACGTCGGAGAACCACACGCTCAAGCGCGCGCTCACCGATCCCCGCCTGTTCAGCGGCATCGGGAACGCGTATTCCGACGAGATCCTGCACCGCGCGCGACTCTCACCGCTGACGCTCACCAGCCGACTCGAGGAAGAGGAGATCACGAGGCTGTTCGACGCCACCGGCGCGGTCCTGCGGGAGTGGACAGCGCGCCTTCGGGCCGAGGCGGGTGAGGAGTTTCCGGAGAAGGTGACGGCGTTCCGGGAGGGAATGGCGGTGCACGGGCGGTTTGGCCTGCCTTGCCCGGTCTGCGGCGCGCCGGTGCAGCGGATTCGCTATGCGGCCAACGAGACCAACTACTGCGCCCGCTGCCAGACCGGCGGCCGGCTGCTGGCGGACCGGGCGATGTCGCGGATCCTGCGGGAGGATTGGCCTCGGTCGATCGACGAGGTGGAGTGAGCGAGCGGAGCTGTCGACCCTCGCGGGAACTGTCATCCCGAGCCTATTCGCTGCGCGGCCGTCCTTCCCGTCCTTCCCGTCCTATCGCAGCACCCCCTCCACCATCCCCTGCGCCTCCGCGACCAGCCGGGCCAGATGGTCCGCGTCACGAAAGCTTTCAGCGTAGAGCTTGTACACGTTTTCCGTGCCCGACGGCCTGGCCGCGAACCAGCCGTGTGCCGTGGTGACCTTGAGGCCGCCGATCGGCGCACCGTTGCCGGGAGCGCGGGTGAGCTTGGCGGTGATCGGATCACCGGCGAGCGATCCCGCGGTCACCGCCTCTGGGGTGAGCCGCTTGAACGCCGCCTTCTGCGCGGGGGAGCACGGTGTGTCGAGCCGGGTGTAGATCGGCGCGCCCAGCCTCGCGCTCAGCTCGGCGTAGTAGACACCGGGGTCGCGGCCGGTCACGCCGGTAATCTCCGCCGCGAGCAACCCCAGCAGAATTCCGTCCTTGTCGGTGGTCCAGACCGAGCCGTCGCGCCGGAGGAAGCTGGCCCCCGCGCTCTCCTCGCCGCCGAAACAGCAACTCCCGTCGAACAGTCCCGGCGCGAACCATTTGAATCCCACCGGCACCTCCAGCAGCGTCCGCCCCAGCTCCGCCACCACCCGGTCGATCACGGCACTGGAGACCAGCGTCTTCCCCACCGCCGCCCCGCTCGGCCACTTCGGGCGATGGGTCAACAGGTAATGAATCGCCACGGCCAGGTAGTGATTCGGGTTGAGCAATCCCGCCGAGGGCGCGACGATACCATGGCGGTCCGCGTCGGGATCGTTGCCCCAGGCCACCGCGAAGCGGTCCTTGAGACCGACCAGGCTCGCCATGGCCCACGGGCTGGAGCAGTCCATCCGGATCTTGCCGTCGTGATCCACCGTCATGAAGCCAAAGGCCGGATCGAGCACCGGGTTCACCACCGTGAGATCGAGACCGTAGCGCTCGGCGATCCGGGGCCAGTAGCCGAGGGAGGAGCCGCCCATAGGGTCCACCCCGATCCGCACGCCCGCGGACCGGACCGCCTCGAGGTCGAGCGCGCTGCCCAGCGCCGCGACGTAGGGCTCGACCAGATCCTCCTGGTGGGTGGTCGAAGCCGCGCGGGCCGTTGCCACGGGCACCCGGCGGACGCCGGCGTTGCGCGCAGCCAGGAGCGCGTTCGCCCGGTCCTGGATGCGGGTGGTGATCTCGGTATCGGCCGGCCCACCGGTTGGTGGGTTGTACTTGAACCCGCCGTCCGCCGGCGGATTGTGCGAGGGGGTGATCACGACCCCGTCCGCCAGCCCGGCCGACCGGCGCGCGTTGTAGTTGAGGATGGCGTGGGAGATGGCCGGCGTCGGGGTGAAGCCGTCGTCCTGCTGGACGACGACCGCCACGCCGTTGGCCGCGAACACCTCCAGCGCCGTCCGCTCCGCCGGACGCGACACCGCGTGGGTGTCCTTCCCCAGGAAGAGCGGCCCGGTGATGCCGCTGGCGACGCGGTATTCGCTGATCGCCTGGCTGATGGCCAGGATGTGAGACTCGGTGAAGCTGCCGTCCAGCGGGGTGCCACGGTGCCCGCTGGTCCCGAAGCTCACCCGCTGCGCCGGATCATCGGGGTCCGGCCGGCGGCCATGATACTGGAGCTCGAGCGCGCCGACGTCGACCAGGAGGTTCCGTGGGGCGGGCTGGCCGGCGAGTGGATGCATCGAGGCTCGTGGTGATCGGCGGGCGTCGGAGAGTGCGTGACCGCCGAAACATCACCCCGACCGGCGGGGCAGACAACCACAGCGGTCCGGCGCGAGCCGGCGGAATCTGGCCAAGGCGGCACGGGGCTCGTATCCTGGATGCAACGAAAGCGAGAGCCTCATGACCCATCCGACGCCCCATCCCGCGGGCGCTCTGCCTGACCGGCAGCCGCGCGACAACGAGCTCGACGTTTACGGACTTACCCACGCCGGCAAGGTACGGAAGTCGAATCAGGATCATTTCCTGATCTGCTCGCTGCGGAAGCAGATGCAGGTGCATCGCACCAGCCTGCCCGACGTCGATCGCCTTCCGACCTTCGAGAACCGGCTGGCGTTTCTGGCGATGGTGGCGGATGGGGTGGGTGGGAACGCGGCAGGGGAAACGGCGAGCCGAGTCGCGCTCGAGGCCGTCACCCGTTATCTCGGCCACAGCGTGCAATGCTACTATGCCGGGAGCAGCCACGACGACCGGACCTTCCTGGCCGACCTGCAGGAAGCCGCCATGCGCTGCCATGCGGAGATCCTGGCGGAATCGGATCGGGACCCGGACCTGGCCGGCATGGCGACGACGCTCACGCTCTGGCTCAGTGTCTGGCCGCGGGGCTATCTGCTGCAGGTGGGCGACAGCCGCTGCTACGTGCTCCGTCAAGGCGAGCTGACTCAGATCTCCCGGGACCAGACCATGGCGCAGGAGCTGATAGATGCCGGCGTGATGGCCCGGGCGGAAGCCGACCGGACCCGGTGGGCACACGTGCTCTCGAGCGCCATCGGTGGCCAGCAGACCGCGCCATCGGTGACCCGGCTGGATCACGCGTGGGACACCGTCGGCCTTCTCTGCAGCGACGGACTCACCCGCCACGTCAGCGATGACAGGATTCGGCAACGCCTGCTGGAGATGACTTCCGCCAGGGAGGCCTGCGAGAGCCTGCTGCAGGACGCCCTCGAGGGCGGTGGCAGCGACAACATTACCATCCTGATCGGCCGCAGCGTTCCCGCCGAGAGTTGACCCAACCTGTGTCGGCCGCTAGACTTCGCGGCTGCCCAGGAGGCTATTTCATGTTCGCGTTCCTGCTCACGCTGCTCATTCTCGACGCGCTGCTGCTCTCGGTCGTGGTCCTGCTCCAGGCGGGCCAGGGCGGGGGACTCGCCTCGCTCGGCGGCGGCACGACCGATACCGTGCTCGGCGGCCGCCAGGCCGTCACCATCCTCACCAAGGCGAGCTGGTGGTGCGGCGGCATCTTCCTGGTGCTGGCGCTGATGCTCTCGTTCGTACGCCGCAGCGGCGATACCAGCGCGCTGCAGGAGCGGTTGCGGGCCTCGTCGCCGGCGGCGCCCGCCTCAGGCGCGCAGGTGCCGCTCGGCGGCTCGCCCCTGCCGCCTGCCTCGGAGCCAGCGGGTGGCGCCAAGCCTTCGGCCGCGGGGACCGCAAAGGTGCCGGCAAGCGGAGCCGCGCCGGCCAAGTCTCCAGCCGCCGCACCGGCTCCCGTCAAGGCTCCGTCTCCGGGGGCGGCGCCTCCCAAGCCCAAGCAGTGACCAGGATCGAGCGCGGGGTGAGCCGATGACGGGTCGCCCCGCTTTCGTTTTGCTGGAGGACGGCACCTGGTTCTCCGGAACCACGTCCCGGCCCATCGATCCCGGCTTCGGCGAAGTGGTCTTCACCACCAACCTCACCGGCTACCAGGAGACATTCACCGACCCCAGCTACCTGGGGCAGATCGTGGTGATGACGGCGCCGATGATCGGCAACTACGGGGTGAATCTCGAAGACATGGAATCGCCCCGGCCCCAGGTCACCGGTGTGGTGGTGCGCGAGCTCTCTCAGCACATGTCCAACTGGCGCGCTACGATGAGCCTGGACACCTGGCTGTCCGAGGCGGGCGTGCCGGTGCTGGAGGATGTCGACACGCGCCGGCTCACCCGCCACCTGCGCGAACGGGGCGCGATGCGAGGCGTCCTGGCGGAGGGCCGCGAACCCAGCCGCGAGCTCACGGCCCAGCTGCTGGCGTCCCCTTCTATGGAAGGTCTCGACCTCGCCTCCCGCGCCACCGTGCACGAGCCCTGGACCGAGGGTCGGGACGGCCCGCACGTGGTGGCGTACGACTACGGCATCAAGCGAAACATCGTCCGGATGCTGGTGCGCGCGGGATGTCGGGTCACGGTGGTCCCGGCGAAGACGAGCGCGGCTCAGGTGCGCGAGCTAAACCCTGATGGACTCTTTCTTTCGAATGGCCCGGGCGATCCGGCCGCGGTGGCCTACGCCGTCGACACCATCGCGGATCTCGCCGGCGGGGGCCTTCCCACCTTCGGAATCTGTCTAGGCCACCAGCTCGTCGGCCTCGCCTTCGGCGGCTCCACCGCCAAGCTTCCCTACGGACATCGCGGGGGTAACCACCCGGTCCGCGATCTGCGCACGGGCCAGGTCCTGATCACCACGCAAAACCATGGCTTCGCAGTGGTTGGCGATGCCGGCGCGGTGCCCGGAGCCAGCGGGCTCGAGGTCACCCACCTGAACCTCAACGACGGTACCATCGAGGGCGTACGGCACCGCGAGCTCCCGCTCTTCGCCGTGCAGTACCACCCGGAAGCCGCCCCCGGGCCGCACGACGCTTTCCCCCACTTTGCCGAGTTCCTGGCCACGCTGCAGGGCCGCCAGACCACGGTGCAAAGTCCAACCCCTTGACAGACAACACTTAAGCTCCTACTATCGGCCGTAAGGAAGCCCGCCAGCCTCGCTGCCTGAAACCCGTCTGGGGGACGCATGACCAAGGCCGATCTCGTCGAGCAGGTCACTGCTTCAATTGCCAAGACCGCTGGGCCGATGATCTCCAAGAAGGACTGCGCCCGAGTAGTGGACGCGTTCCTCGAGGCGGTCAAGGACGCGCTCAAGCAGCAGCACAACATCGAGGTTCGCGGGTTCGGGACCTTCAAGATCCGCCGGCGGAAGACCCGCATGGCGCGGAACCCCCGCACCGGTGACCCGGTCGAGGTCGCCGCGCGTCCGGTCCCCGTATTCAAGCCCAGTAAAGAGTTACGGGCGCTGGTGGCGGACGAAGGCGAGCCGCAGGCGGAGCCGGTCCCAGGCATGTAGTCGCCGGCCCGGCGCCGGCGGCCGCACTGCACGACGGGTCGCTCCGGGGCACATGCCCCGGGGCGACCCGTCTTCGTACCGGACCCGCGCGGCGGTGTTTCCCCTGCCGCGGAGCAGGGATAGCTTTCCGCTATGGCAGTCGAACTCTCCTCCGGCGTGACCGTGCGAGTGCTCCTGTTCGCCAGCTACGCCGACCGGCTCGGGCTCGAGTCGATCGCGCTGACGCTGCCGGCACCGGCCTCGGTCGGCGCCGTGCTGGAACGGCTGCGGGCGCTGCCGGGGGGCGATCAGCTCCCGGCGCGGCCGCTCTGCGCTCGGAACCTCGCGCACGTCGGAGCCGACGAACCGCTCGAGGCCGGCGACGAGATCGCCATCCTTCCACCGCTCGCAGGAGGATGAGCGTGCGGTTCCTCACGTCCGACCCGATCGAGCTCGCTGCCCTCGCCGCCACGGTCGAGTCCCCGGAGCGCGGGGCCGTGGTTTCCTTCCTCGGCGTGGTCCGCAACCACCACGGCGGCCGGCCCGTCGAGCGGCTGCACTACTCGGCTTACGGCCCGATGGCGGAGGCCGAGTGTGCTCGCATCGTGGCTGAAGCGGAGCCGCGTTGGCGGGTGGTGGTGGCCCTGCGCCACCGCACCGGACGGCTCGAGGTCGGTGAGACGGCCGTGGCCATCGTGGTCGGCGGGGCGCACCGCGAGGCAGCGTTCGCGGCCTGCCGCTGGATCATCGAAGAGGTGAAGCGGCGGGTGCCAATCTGGAAGCAGGAGGTCTACGCCGACGGCACGGTGGCGTGGGTGGATCCTACCGCCGCCTCTCACCCGGCGGACGCCGCACCGCAGCCCGCCTGATGTCGAAGCTCGCAACGCCTGAGCCCGTCGATCGCTTCGGCCGGCCGCTCCGCAGTCTGCGGATCTCGGTGACCGACCGCTGCAACATGCGCTGCCGCTACTGCATGCCGGAGGACGAGTACGTCTGGCTCCCGCGCGAGTCCATCCTGAGCTTCGAGGAGCTCGCCCGGCTGACCGCCATCTTCACCAGCCTCGGTGTAAGCAAGGTTCGCCTCACCGGGGGGGAGCCGCTGCTGCGGCACGAGCTCCCCACGCTGGTATCGATGCTCGCCGCCCAGGGCGAGCTCGCGGACCTCGCGCTTACCACCAACGGCATCCTGCTGGAGCGTTCCGCCAGCGCGCTCCGCGCGGCCGGGCTCCGCCGGGTGACGGTCAGCCTGGACACCCTCCGCCCCGAGCGAATGCTCCGCTTCGCCCGGAGCGCGCGCCATGATGACGTGCTGCACGGCATCGCCGCCGCGCGGGCCGCGGGCTTCGACTCGATCAAGCTCAACAGCGTGATCATCCGTGGGTATAACGACGACGAGCTGGTGGAGCTGTTGGAGTTCGGCCGGAGGGAGAAGGTCGAGGTCCGGTTCATCGAGTACATGGATGTGGGCGGTGCGACGACCTGGTCGATGGATCAGGTTGTCTCGCGCCGCGAGGTGCTGGAGCGGCTGGCCGCGCGCTACGGCACGATCACCCCGCTGGAAGAGACCGGCTGGGCGCCGGCCGAGCGGTTCGCGCTGGGCGATGGCACCCAGTTCGGCGTGATCGCGTCCACCACCGCTCCGTTCTGCCGCACCTGCGACCGGAGCCGCCTCACCGCCGACGGCACCTGGCTGCTCTGCCTCTATGGAGAAGAGGGGCTCGATCTTCGGAGCCTGCTCCGCGGCGGCGTGGCGGACGGGGAGATCGCCGCCCGGATCGCGGCCGCCTGGCGGGCCCGCATCGACCGGGGCGCGGAGGAGCGCGCCGCGCTCCCCGCGCGGGGCGTGCTGCATCGGATCGAGAGTCTCCGCGCCGAGCCGCGGCGCGAGATGCACACCCGCGGCGGCTGATGGCGCTTCACGTCGCGCTCATCCAGCCCCTGATCCCTCCCAATACCGGCAACATCGCCCGGCTCTGCGCCGCCACCGACAGCGCCCTGCACCTGATCGAGCCGCTCGGCTTCTCCCTGGAGCAGAGCGAGCTCCGCCGGGCCGGATTGGACTACTGGGACGCGGTGGACCTGTGGGTGCACCCGGACTGGTTCGCTTTCCGCGACGCCATGGGACGGGAGCGGTGCCTCTACTTCTCCTCCAACGCCACTCGCACCTACTGGGAGGCGCCCTACCGCTCGAACAGTTGTCTGGTCTTCGGAAATGAGACCGAGGGCATGCCGGCGCGCATCCTGGAGAAGCACCCGGACCGCTGCTTCCGGATCCCGATGGCAGGGCCGGTTCGGAGCCTCAACCTGGCGACGGCGGTGGGAATCGCGTTGTACGAGGCCATCCGGCATACCAGCGCCGCCGGGTAGCCAGTATATTGCTGCGCCTTAGTCCACGCACCCACGGCCCGCCTGGAGAGTGACTCCCGATGCTTGGCACGATTGCCGTTGTCGGAGCAGGAAACGTCGGCGCCACCGCGGCACAGCGCCTCGCCGAAAAGCAGCTGGCACGCAGCGTGGTGATGATCGATGTCATCGAAGGCGTGCCCCAGGGCAAGGCGCTCGACCAGTGGCAGTCGGGTCCGATCGAGGGGTTCGACACCCGCATCGTCGGCAGCAACAGTTACGAGCCGGCCGCGGGCGCCGATCTGTTCGTGGTGACCGCCGGGATCGCGCGGAAGCCCGGCATGAGCCGGGACGATCTGGTCAAGACCAATGCCGGCATCGTGCGATCGGTGTGCCGGGAGATCGCCCGGGTGGCGCCCCAGACCATCCTCGTGGTGGTCTCCAATCCACTCGACGTCATGTGCTACGTGGCCATGCGGGCCACCGGCTTCCCCCGCGAGCGGGTGGTCGGTATGGCGGGGGTGCTCGACACCGCGCGCTACCGCATGTTCCTGGCGGAGGCGCTGAACGTGTCGGTGGAGGACATTCAGGCGATGGTGCTCGGAGGGCACGGGGATACCATGGTCCCGCTGATCTCGTACACCACCGTCTCGGGCATCCCGGTGAGCCAGCTGATGGATGCCGGCACTCTCGACTCCATTGTGACCCGCACGCGGAACGGCGGGGCGGAGATCGTGGCGTTCCTCAAGACCGGCTCGGCCTACTACGCTCCCAGCGCGGCCGCGGTGCAGATGGTGGAGGCCATCGCACTCGACAAGCGGCGGATCCTGCCGTGCTCGGCCTGGCTGCAGGGAGAGTTCGGCCTGCGCGACGTGTTCTGCGGCGTGCCCTGCAAGCTTGGCCGCGGCGGGCTCGAGCGCATCCTCGAGATCACCCTGAGCGACGCCGAACGG from Gemmatimonadales bacterium includes:
- the tpiA gene encoding triose-phosphate isomerase; this encodes MVRRLIYAANWKMNHGPEEARAFAERFLQLTSPVEGRELWFFPPSVAIRVVADAFAQRADIRVGAQNVHWEPKGAYTGELSISMVMEAGARVVLIGHSERRHLVGETDEQVSRKTVAALAAGVTPLVCVGETGAERESGRTESVIQRQVEAVLAKVPAADWVRVILAYEPVWAIGTGKNATPDDAAQVHDLIRFQLSRRDVDVRVPILYGGSVSPANVLSLLARPEVDGVLVGGASLDPDRWGELVGLGG
- the argE gene encoding acetylornithine deacetylase, encoding MLPQPEPAIDDLTPLLSDGVLLARLVGIDSTSHLSNLPLADFICDYVDRPGVRITRLQSADGQKANLLLAAGPERADRRGLMLSGHMDVVPATEPEWRTDPFLLTEVHETYAGRGTADMKGFLALAINRFRALDPAKLRYPLLLLLTYDEETGTLGARHFSETWPSPETLPRNVVIGEPTSLRVVRLHKGMIRLRLEFEGRAAHSGYPHLGRSAIEPAARAIVALGELRRTMETERPANGEFFPEVPFAALNVGTVAGGSAANVIPDRCVAQIGIRLLPGMSADELMERVRATARAAVGGEPFTLDLGSESPPLMLPADAEIHRQLCTVLGQRDSHSVMFATDAGWLQRIGLECVLFGPGTIKVAHRPNESLPIGEFVRAGHVLDDLIQKSCIES
- a CDS encoding formimidoylglutamate deiminase — encoded protein: MSPAVLEAELMWTLGGFAPGVQIAIGDDGRIAAAGALGLSPTERLSGVALLPGFVDTHSHAFQRGLRGSGERFPAGAGSFWSWREAMYALVGSLDRESLRRWSVQAFGEMRDAGVTTVGEFHYVHHERDGDFALDEVVLAAAAEVGIRIALLNTFYATGAPGKPLQGAQCRFATPSLDEYWRRMDLLAGMLEPATQSLGAVAHSIRAASPEQIRAVHDEAMRRALPFHMHVEEQEREIEESMAAYGATPMAVILDALDVRDNFTAVHCTHTSDADMARFLAAGGRVCLCPLTEANLGDGIPRLSLPHAARDRLALGTDSNNRLSLLEEMRWLEYGQRLEGEMRGALADEAGNVATTVLAAATTGGARALAVDTGRIAPGAWADLVAIDLTAPALAEVGPERLLEALVFGAGNEVIAGTFVGGRWRATRARA
- a CDS encoding DNA-formamidopyrimidine glycosylase family protein, giving the protein MPELPDITVYLDCLAPRVVDQPLERLLIRNPFVLRSVSPSVAEVEGKRVRGLRRLGKRVVLALEDELFLVIHLMIAGRLRWRAAGARIPAMLALATFQFPSGVLVLTEAGRTRRASLHVLRGEAALREFDRGGLDVLGADHAAFAARLTSENHTLKRALTDPRLFSGIGNAYSDEILHRARLSPLTLTSRLEEEEITRLFDATGAVLREWTARLRAEAGEEFPEKVTAFREGMAVHGRFGLPCPVCGAPVQRIRYAANETNYCARCQTGGRLLADRAMSRILREDWPRSIDEVE
- the pgm gene encoding phosphoglucomutase (alpha-D-glucose-1,6-bisphosphate-dependent) — its product is MHPLAGQPAPRNLLVDVGALELQYHGRRPDPDDPAQRVSFGTSGHRGTPLDGSFTESHILAISQAISEYRVASGITGPLFLGKDTHAVSRPAERTALEVFAANGVAVVVQQDDGFTPTPAISHAILNYNARRSAGLADGVVITPSHNPPADGGFKYNPPTGGPADTEITTRIQDRANALLAARNAGVRRVPVATARAASTTHQEDLVEPYVAALGSALDLEAVRSAGVRIGVDPMGGSSLGYWPRIAERYGLDLTVVNPVLDPAFGFMTVDHDGKIRMDCSSPWAMASLVGLKDRFAVAWGNDPDADRHGIVAPSAGLLNPNHYLAVAIHYLLTHRPKWPSGAAVGKTLVSSAVIDRVVAELGRTLLEVPVGFKWFAPGLFDGSCCFGGEESAGASFLRRDGSVWTTDKDGILLGLLAAEITGVTGRDPGVYYAELSARLGAPIYTRLDTPCSPAQKAAFKRLTPEAVTAGSLAGDPITAKLTRAPGNGAPIGGLKVTTAHGWFAARPSGTENVYKLYAESFRDADHLARLVAEAQGMVEGVLR
- a CDS encoding protein phosphatase 2C domain-containing protein yields the protein MTHPTPHPAGALPDRQPRDNELDVYGLTHAGKVRKSNQDHFLICSLRKQMQVHRTSLPDVDRLPTFENRLAFLAMVADGVGGNAAGETASRVALEAVTRYLGHSVQCYYAGSSHDDRTFLADLQEAAMRCHAEILAESDRDPDLAGMATTLTLWLSVWPRGYLLQVGDSRCYVLRQGELTQISRDQTMAQELIDAGVMARAEADRTRWAHVLSSAIGGQQTAPSVTRLDHAWDTVGLLCSDGLTRHVSDDRIRQRLLEMTSAREACESLLQDALEGGGSDNITILIGRSVPAES
- the secG gene encoding preprotein translocase subunit SecG, whose amino-acid sequence is MFAFLLTLLILDALLLSVVVLLQAGQGGGLASLGGGTTDTVLGGRQAVTILTKASWWCGGIFLVLALMLSFVRRSGDTSALQERLRASSPAAPASGAQVPLGGSPLPPASEPAGGAKPSAAGTAKVPASGAAPAKSPAAAPAPVKAPSPGAAPPKPKQ
- the carA gene encoding glutamine-hydrolyzing carbamoyl-phosphate synthase small subunit, with protein sequence MTGRPAFVLLEDGTWFSGTTSRPIDPGFGEVVFTTNLTGYQETFTDPSYLGQIVVMTAPMIGNYGVNLEDMESPRPQVTGVVVRELSQHMSNWRATMSLDTWLSEAGVPVLEDVDTRRLTRHLRERGAMRGVLAEGREPSRELTAQLLASPSMEGLDLASRATVHEPWTEGRDGPHVVAYDYGIKRNIVRMLVRAGCRVTVVPAKTSAAQVRELNPDGLFLSNGPGDPAAVAYAVDTIADLAGGGLPTFGICLGHQLVGLAFGGSTAKLPYGHRGGNHPVRDLRTGQVLITTQNHGFAVVGDAGAVPGASGLEVTHLNLNDGTIEGVRHRELPLFAVQYHPEAAPGPHDAFPHFAEFLATLQGRQTTVQSPTP
- a CDS encoding HU family DNA-binding protein, which encodes MTKADLVEQVTASIAKTAGPMISKKDCARVVDAFLEAVKDALKQQHNIEVRGFGTFKIRRRKTRMARNPRTGDPVEVAARPVPVFKPSKELRALVADEGEPQAEPVPGM
- a CDS encoding MoaD/ThiS family protein; protein product: MAVELSSGVTVRVLLFASYADRLGLESIALTLPAPASVGAVLERLRALPGGDQLPARPLCARNLAHVGADEPLEAGDEIAILPPLAGG
- a CDS encoding molybdenum cofactor biosynthesis protein MoaE; the protein is MRFLTSDPIELAALAATVESPERGAVVSFLGVVRNHHGGRPVERLHYSAYGPMAEAECARIVAEAEPRWRVVVALRHRTGRLEVGETAVAIVVGGAHREAAFAACRWIIEEVKRRVPIWKQEVYADGTVAWVDPTAASHPADAAPQPA